In Lacibacter sp. H375, one DNA window encodes the following:
- a CDS encoding head GIN domain-containing protein yields the protein MKKWIFTLFTLSIALFATAQETQIQDANAEKRTIKPFHAIKVGDGIDLFLSQSTEESVAASASRDEFLGRLKTEVEDGVLKIYYDRESFADWTSSGKKLKVYVSFKSLDQLTATAGSHVNVNGKIKEETLRLFLKSGAQFKGTVEAGKLTVETESGSSSTLSGSAGTLNVSANSGARMRAYDLAAGKADIRSTSGAKVEVTVQEEMKLYSSSGGSIYYKGKGKISEVGTHIGAIIRRADS from the coding sequence CTGTTTGCAACAGCACAGGAAACACAAATACAAGATGCCAACGCCGAAAAAAGAACCATTAAACCTTTTCATGCCATTAAAGTAGGAGATGGGATCGATCTTTTTTTATCACAGTCAACCGAAGAATCCGTGGCGGCAAGTGCTTCACGTGATGAATTTCTCGGCCGTTTAAAAACGGAAGTGGAAGATGGTGTACTGAAGATCTATTACGATCGTGAATCATTCGCCGACTGGACCAGCTCCGGAAAGAAACTGAAAGTGTACGTTTCGTTCAAAAGTCTTGATCAGTTAACTGCAACAGCAGGCAGCCACGTAAATGTGAATGGAAAGATCAAAGAAGAAACATTGCGGCTTTTCCTGAAATCCGGTGCTCAATTTAAGGGTACTGTTGAAGCAGGAAAACTAACTGTGGAAACAGAAAGCGGATCAAGTTCAACTCTTTCCGGTTCTGCTGGAACCTTGAATGTAAGTGCCAACAGCGGTGCAAGAATGAGAGCGTACGATCTGGCTGCCGGCAAAGCCGATATACGTTCAACCAGCGGTGCTAAAGTGGAAGTAACTGTGCAGGAAGAAATGAAATTGTATTCTTCAAGCGGTGGCAGTATCTATTACAAAGGCAAAGGAAAAATAAGCGAAGTGGGCACTCATATTGGTGCAATAATCCGCAGGGCAGATAGTTAA
- a CDS encoding head GIN domain-containing protein, translating to MKKIFLSMLLFIAATPFVFAQETTVINDRNAEARKVSGFHGIKISNAFDVIIKQGNEEAVVVSASEEKFRDRIKVNVVNGILQISYDNEKVWKWSNENRKLRAYISVKNIDKLDVSGATDIKIDGVLKGSNLKVDLSGASSLKGAISYASVTVDQSGASNSKLSGTVTNLDVDVSGASDFTGFDLITENCRAEASGASDVKITVNKDLKVDASGASDVQYKGTASISDFRTTGASSLKKRSK from the coding sequence ATGAAAAAGATTTTTTTATCGATGCTGTTATTTATTGCTGCAACTCCTTTTGTGTTTGCACAGGAAACAACTGTGATTAATGACAGGAATGCTGAGGCAAGAAAAGTAAGTGGCTTCCATGGCATCAAAATTTCCAATGCATTTGATGTGATCATTAAACAAGGAAATGAAGAAGCAGTAGTTGTAAGTGCAAGCGAAGAGAAATTCAGGGATCGTATTAAAGTAAATGTCGTGAACGGTATTTTGCAAATTTCTTACGACAATGAAAAAGTGTGGAAGTGGAGTAATGAAAACAGGAAACTGCGTGCTTATATTTCTGTAAAGAATATTGACAAGTTAGATGTTTCTGGTGCAACCGACATCAAAATTGATGGAGTATTGAAAGGATCGAACCTGAAAGTTGACTTAAGCGGTGCATCCAGTTTAAAAGGAGCGATCAGCTATGCAAGCGTAACTGTAGATCAGAGTGGTGCATCTAATTCAAAATTATCAGGTACTGTTACAAATCTTGATGTGGATGTGAGTGGAGCAAGTGATTTTACAGGGTTTGATCTTATTACAGAAAATTGCAGGGCAGAAGCATCGGGTGCATCTGATGTTAAGATCACTGTAAATAAAGATCTGAAAGTTGATGCAAGCGGCGCAAGTGATGTACAGTATAAAGGCACAGCCTCCATCAGCGATTTCAGAACAACCGGAGCTTCGAGTTTAAAGAAGCGATCAAAATAA
- the era gene encoding GTPase Era translates to MKVGFVNIFGKPNAGKSTLMNALLGEKLAIVSSKVQTTRHRIKGILTTADYQLVFSDTPGIIDPKYKLQEKMMASVKSALEDADVALLLVDVKDSWQENEDLFTSLRLKVPSIVVLNKLDLVDTAKLEEAKAFFEGKPYCKKVVTISALSGVNKKTFINHILEFVPEGEPFFEEDQLTDLSTRFFVAELVREKIFDLFSEEIPYHTTVVVTAFEQKQTLIKISADIIVQRETQKGILLGTKGEMIKKLGSLARVDIEKFVDSKVFLELFVKVRPKWRDSDLFLKEYGYN, encoded by the coding sequence ATGAAAGTTGGATTTGTAAACATATTTGGTAAGCCTAACGCCGGGAAAAGCACGTTGATGAATGCTTTGCTTGGTGAGAAACTGGCTATTGTTTCATCAAAAGTGCAAACAACCAGGCATCGTATAAAAGGCATTCTCACAACTGCCGATTACCAGTTGGTATTTTCTGATACACCGGGCATCATTGATCCCAAATACAAGCTGCAGGAAAAAATGATGGCTAGTGTAAAAAGTGCATTGGAAGATGCAGATGTGGCATTGTTGCTGGTGGATGTGAAAGATAGCTGGCAAGAAAATGAAGACCTGTTTACATCTCTCAGATTAAAAGTTCCTTCCATTGTAGTATTAAATAAGCTCGATCTTGTTGATACAGCTAAACTGGAGGAAGCAAAAGCTTTCTTTGAAGGGAAACCTTACTGCAAAAAAGTAGTAACGATATCTGCTTTATCGGGAGTTAATAAAAAAACATTCATCAATCATATACTTGAGTTTGTTCCTGAAGGGGAGCCTTTCTTTGAAGAAGACCAGCTAACGGACCTCAGCACCCGCTTTTTTGTTGCGGAGCTTGTTCGTGAGAAGATATTTGATCTGTTCTCTGAAGAAATTCCCTACCACACAACTGTGGTTGTAACGGCTTTTGAGCAAAAGCAAACACTCATCAAAATTTCGGCCGATATCATTGTGCAGCGTGAAACCCAAAAAGGAATTTTGTTGGGTACTAAAGGTGAAATGATCAAGAAGCTGGGTTCTCTGGCCCGTGTGGACATTGAGAAATTTGTGGATTCAAAAGTATTCCTGGAGTTGTTTGTGAAAGTGCGTCCTAAATGGAGAGACAGTGATCTCTTTCTGAAAGAATACGGATACAATTAA
- the der gene encoding ribosome biogenesis GTPase Der, whose translation MAGFTVAIVGRPNVGKSTFFNRLLQERKAIVDDVSGVTRDRQYGVADWNGKSFNLIDTGGFVPDSTDVFETEIRKQVKIALDEANAVVFMCDAATGITDLDEAMSDVLRRTTKPVFLAVNKVDNHERLLEASEFYALGIEKIFFISSMTGSGTGELLDAVAEIIPEDQAEVEVSTIPKFAIIGQPNVGKSSLLNALLGEERTIVSDIAGTTRDTIHTHYNLFNKEFILIDTAGIRRKTKVNEDLEFYSVIRAIRALDEADVCLLVLDAEKGISQQDLNIYSLAVKKGKGIVVLVNKWDLIKKETNTARDYEKELKQRLLPFNDVPILFISAAEKTRIMQAIEMALQVVENRQRKISTSELNEAIQKSLQAYHPPVVRGVPVSIKYVTQLPTPVPSFAFFCNHPDDVKQPYKNYLENQLRKTFQFTGTPMRLFFRKK comes from the coding sequence ATGGCTGGTTTTACTGTAGCAATTGTGGGCAGACCCAATGTGGGCAAGAGTACATTTTTCAATCGTTTATTGCAGGAGCGCAAAGCGATTGTTGATGATGTAAGCGGGGTTACCCGTGATCGTCAATATGGAGTGGCTGATTGGAATGGCAAATCGTTCAACCTGATCGATACAGGTGGTTTTGTGCCTGATAGTACCGATGTGTTTGAAACAGAGATTCGCAAGCAGGTAAAAATTGCATTGGATGAGGCAAATGCAGTCGTATTTATGTGCGATGCTGCAACAGGTATTACAGATCTGGATGAGGCAATGAGCGATGTATTACGTCGTACCACCAAGCCTGTTTTTCTTGCAGTAAACAAAGTTGACAATCACGAACGCTTGCTCGAAGCGAGTGAATTTTATGCATTAGGTATTGAAAAAATATTTTTCATCAGCAGTATGACTGGAAGTGGCACGGGTGAATTGCTTGATGCTGTTGCAGAAATTATTCCGGAAGACCAGGCTGAAGTTGAAGTATCTACTATTCCGAAGTTTGCGATCATTGGTCAACCCAATGTAGGTAAATCATCTTTGCTGAATGCATTGCTGGGTGAAGAGCGTACCATTGTAAGTGATATTGCAGGCACAACAAGAGATACCATTCATACGCACTACAATCTTTTCAATAAAGAATTTATATTGATCGATACTGCAGGTATCCGTCGCAAAACAAAAGTGAACGAAGACCTGGAATTCTATTCAGTAATCCGTGCCATCAGAGCATTGGATGAAGCCGATGTGTGTTTGTTGGTGCTTGATGCAGAGAAAGGAATTTCACAACAGGATCTCAATATTTATTCATTAGCAGTAAAGAAAGGTAAGGGCATAGTTGTGCTGGTGAACAAATGGGATCTTATTAAAAAGGAAACAAACACCGCACGTGATTATGAAAAGGAATTGAAGCAACGTTTGCTTCCTTTTAATGATGTACCTATCCTGTTTATATCTGCTGCTGAGAAAACACGCATTATGCAGGCTATTGAAATGGCGTTACAGGTTGTAGAAAACAGGCAACGTAAAATATCTACTTCCGAACTAAATGAAGCTATTCAGAAATCGCTCCAGGCATATCATCCACCAGTTGTAAGAGGTGTACCGGTAAGTATTAAATATGTAACACAATTACCAACACCCGTTCCGTCGTTTGCATTTTTCTGTAATCATCCGGATGATGTGAAGCAGCCTTACAAAAATTACCTGGAAAACCAGTTACGTAAAACATTTCAATTTACAGGAACCCCCATGCGTTTGTTCTTCCGTAAAAAATAA
- a CDS encoding PAS domain S-box protein, with protein sequence MTARNQNQRIFFFAAVFFIFILAIFSFLKIKTLIKSADLVHNTTQVTLHLEKLIGTLKDAETAHRGYLLTHDTQFLEPFSAAIKEYPKSLKAVKQLTVGNEVLQKKMFGVERLARRRHDYLYKIIEVDKQHPPTVTELLIGKNIMDSLREEVNTMIAYENNLAGQRIEEYGRQIMLAPTTLLFLSLISLFIIIISYTKLNKSLLQAQQLKNETVRQAIELEQIKAQKKIEASDFRYHSMIASSPSMICILKGEEMIIETANDAIIETWGKGKDVLGKSLFEVLPEITAQGLKDRLQNVFKTGIPFQANEFPIQFSRKGEMQTSFHTFIYQPQRDINDIIEGVAIIATEVTPQAELHLKIKQREEEFSTMADNISQFAWMADHKGWIYWFNQRWYDYTGTTLEEMQGWGWKTALHPDHTDRVVKRLQHSWDTGETWEDTFPLKSKTGVYRWFLSRAIAIKDNNGKVIRWFGTNTDITSLREAEESLLKQQQFTQSIIEASPSLTYIFDLEYGNNIYISPQTMQVLGYTEKEVMEMGPSVLSNLLHEDDKDVAKERFEKLLADTADEILEAEYRMRKKDGSYVWLFDRARVFSRNAEGKPTQLVGVTTDISQRKQTEELLKKTTDQLEITFAHVPAIIYLYDKNKEVIFANDKAVQVIGFASSKEFRASGNKYQHVVDTIGLMFDVFDEKGGPLRREEFPTNITFSTGKPSEITLLLVNRSTGVKTWFNAKSSPIFNENGDIEMVLTTSTDVTLSKLAETSIRKSEERFRTLADFMPQKIWMTDDKGNLTYHNRQYFAYTGLTLEQFKKAGWETYIHPDDLEERNKRWQHSLATGESYEMEVRIKDKNGNYIWHLKRAMPFKDENNKIIMWIGSDTEIQKTKEEQRKKDDFVKIVSHELKTPVTSIKGYIQLMMMMVEEDKEKYPLQFKSSLSRIDSQIMRLTNLITEMLDLSRIEAGRIDYQMENFLINELVTEVVQDIRHTHPEHIIMLMHDYTTEVHGDRDRLGQVLINLINNAIKYSPGQEKLEVTVTKGTSGFVAVQVKDYGIGINKNEHEKIFERFYRAEGDKENTFAGFGIGLYIANDIVQKHAGRITVESEPGKGSLFTFHLPIVK encoded by the coding sequence ATGACTGCAAGGAACCAAAATCAACGTATATTTTTTTTTGCCGCCGTTTTTTTCATTTTTATCCTGGCTATTTTCTCTTTTCTAAAAATTAAAACACTCATTAAATCTGCCGATTTAGTACATAACACAACGCAGGTAACACTCCATCTCGAAAAATTAATTGGAACATTAAAGGATGCCGAAACAGCGCACCGAGGCTATCTGTTGACGCATGATACGCAATTTCTTGAGCCATTTAGTGCAGCAATAAAAGAATACCCAAAGAGCCTGAAGGCAGTAAAACAACTTACGGTTGGAAATGAAGTTCTGCAAAAAAAGATGTTTGGTGTGGAGAGGCTTGCAAGGCGGCGGCACGACTACTTGTATAAAATTATTGAAGTAGATAAGCAACATCCCCCTACAGTAACAGAGCTTTTGATAGGGAAGAATATTATGGACAGTTTGCGTGAAGAAGTAAATACTATGATTGCCTATGAAAACAACCTTGCAGGACAAAGGATTGAGGAATATGGCCGGCAAATAATGCTCGCTCCCACAACACTTTTATTCTTAAGCCTGATCTCACTATTTATCATAATAATTTCGTACACGAAGCTGAACAAATCATTATTACAGGCACAGCAGCTAAAAAATGAAACAGTAAGACAAGCGATAGAACTGGAGCAAATAAAAGCGCAAAAGAAAATTGAAGCCAGTGATTTCCGCTACCATTCTATGATCGCCAGTTCACCTTCCATGATTTGTATCCTGAAAGGTGAAGAGATGATCATTGAAACCGCAAACGACGCAATTATTGAAACATGGGGCAAAGGGAAGGATGTATTAGGTAAATCTCTTTTTGAAGTGCTGCCTGAAATTACCGCACAAGGCCTGAAAGATCGATTACAGAATGTTTTTAAAACAGGGATTCCGTTCCAGGCGAATGAATTTCCAATTCAATTTTCTAGAAAAGGTGAAATGCAAACTTCATTTCACACTTTTATTTATCAGCCGCAAAGAGATATTAATGATATTATTGAAGGGGTAGCAATAATTGCTACTGAAGTAACTCCACAGGCCGAACTGCATTTGAAAATAAAACAGAGGGAAGAAGAGTTCAGTACAATGGCCGACAACATTTCGCAGTTTGCCTGGATGGCCGACCATAAAGGATGGATCTACTGGTTCAATCAGCGATGGTATGATTACACAGGTACTACATTAGAAGAAATGCAAGGTTGGGGATGGAAAACTGCACTTCATCCTGATCACACCGACAGAGTTGTAAAACGTCTTCAGCATTCGTGGGATACAGGCGAGACCTGGGAAGATACTTTTCCGCTGAAAAGCAAAACGGGTGTATATCGCTGGTTTCTATCACGGGCCATTGCCATTAAAGATAATAACGGAAAAGTAATCCGTTGGTTCGGTACCAACACTGATATTACATCACTGAGAGAAGCAGAAGAATCATTGTTAAAACAGCAGCAATTTACCCAAAGCATTATCGAAGCGTCTCCCTCTCTCACTTATATATTTGATCTGGAGTATGGAAACAATATTTACATCTCTCCACAAACAATGCAAGTGCTCGGTTACACCGAAAAAGAAGTAATGGAAATGGGGCCATCGGTATTAAGTAACCTGTTGCATGAGGATGATAAAGACGTAGCAAAGGAACGATTTGAAAAATTATTAGCTGATACTGCTGACGAAATCTTGGAAGCCGAATACAGGATGAGAAAAAAAGATGGCAGCTACGTTTGGCTTTTTGACAGAGCAAGAGTGTTTAGCCGCAATGCCGAGGGTAAACCAACACAGTTAGTTGGTGTTACCACAGACATAAGTCAAAGAAAACAAACAGAAGAGTTATTAAAGAAAACTACCGATCAGCTGGAAATTACCTTTGCCCATGTTCCTGCAATCATTTATCTCTATGATAAAAATAAAGAAGTAATTTTTGCAAACGATAAAGCTGTTCAGGTAATTGGATTCGCATCGTCAAAGGAATTTAGAGCAAGTGGTAATAAATATCAGCACGTTGTTGATACAATAGGTTTGATGTTTGATGTTTTTGACGAAAAAGGGGGGCCGCTTAGAAGAGAAGAGTTTCCCACAAATATCACATTCAGTACAGGAAAGCCTAGTGAAATTACTCTTTTACTGGTGAACAGATCTACCGGCGTTAAAACCTGGTTTAATGCAAAATCATCACCGATTTTTAATGAGAATGGCGACATTGAAATGGTGCTTACTACATCAACCGATGTTACATTATCTAAATTGGCTGAAACATCTATCCGCAAAAGTGAAGAACGCTTCAGAACATTGGCTGATTTTATGCCACAAAAAATTTGGATGACAGATGATAAAGGAAATCTTACCTATCATAACCGCCAATATTTTGCATACACAGGATTAACATTGGAACAATTTAAAAAAGCAGGATGGGAAACATATATACATCCTGATGACCTGGAAGAAAGAAATAAACGCTGGCAACATTCGCTTGCAACTGGCGAAAGCTACGAGATGGAAGTAAGGATAAAAGACAAGAATGGCAATTATATATGGCATTTAAAAAGGGCGATGCCTTTCAAAGATGAGAACAACAAAATAATTATGTGGATCGGCTCTGATACTGAAATTCAAAAAACGAAGGAAGAACAACGTAAGAAAGATGATTTTGTAAAAATAGTAAGCCATGAATTAAAGACACCTGTTACATCTATTAAAGGGTATATACAATTAATGATGATGATGGTGGAAGAGGATAAAGAGAAATATCCTCTGCAGTTCAAATCATCTCTTTCAAGAATTGACAGCCAGATCATGCGGTTGACCAATCTTATTACTGAAATGCTCGATCTTTCCAGAATTGAAGCAGGACGAATTGACTACCAAATGGAAAATTTCCTCATCAACGAACTTGTTACCGAAGTAGTGCAAGACATCAGGCACACACACCCGGAACACATCATCATGCTGATGCATGATTATACAACCGAAGTGCATGGCGATCGTGACAGACTTGGGCAGGTATTGATAAATTTGATCAACAATGCTATTAAATATTCACCGGGGCAAGAAAAGCTGGAAGTTACCGTGACGAAAGGAACCAGTGGATTTGTAGCCGTGCAGGTGAAAGATTATGGGATCGGGATAAACAAAAACGAACATGAAAAAATATTTGAACGTTTTTACCGTGCAGAGGGTGATAAAGAGAATACTTTTGCCGGGTTTGGGATAGGGTTGTACATTGCTAATGATATTGTACAAAAACATGCCGGAAGGATAACGGTTGAAAGTGAACCTGGTAAAGGGTCTCTCTTTACGTTTCATTTACCAATTGTCAAATGA
- a CDS encoding response regulator transcription factor, with protein sequence MNIDMINSGSQILVIDDDPDIGNIIRMTLEYKGYATSILKSAANCENFIKANNISLIIMDLLISGNYGVDVCRALKADASLSSIPIIMMSAHPDAHRLSVEAGADDFIAKPFDMTAVINKVKTHLANINTL encoded by the coding sequence ATGAATATTGATATGATTAATTCAGGTTCGCAAATATTGGTCATAGATGATGATCCGGATATTGGTAACATCATCAGAATGACCCTGGAGTACAAAGGCTATGCAACCTCTATTCTAAAGAGTGCTGCAAACTGCGAAAATTTTATAAAGGCGAACAATATAAGTCTGATAATAATGGACTTACTGATTTCGGGCAATTACGGTGTTGATGTTTGCAGAGCACTTAAAGCAGACGCATCCCTTTCTTCCATACCCATAATAATGATGTCGGCCCACCCTGATGCACATAGACTTAGTGTTGAAGCCGGTGCTGATGATTTTATTGCGAAGCCTTTTGACATGACGGCAGTCATTAATAAAGTGAAAACTCATTTAGCTAACATAAACACTTTATGA
- a CDS encoding RNA polymerase sigma-70 factor, translated as MPNKKPHKSIKDLQRQIAVYEDETAYKELFFILFNSLTRFSTGIVQSKEIAEEIVSDVFIGIWTDRAKLNAIDDLQLYIFIAVKNNSIRKAKQLHKRTTISIDEIDVEVESIYQNPEQRLISDESVHRIETAINSLPQRARLIFKLAKEDKMRYKDIATLLNISVKTVDNQLAIALKKITTTLGATFRKKN; from the coding sequence GTGCCAAACAAGAAGCCACATAAAAGTATCAAAGATCTTCAGCGGCAAATTGCTGTTTATGAAGATGAAACTGCTTATAAAGAGTTGTTTTTTATATTATTCAATTCTCTCACACGCTTTTCTACCGGTATTGTGCAATCAAAAGAAATTGCTGAAGAAATTGTATCAGACGTATTCATAGGCATCTGGACCGATCGTGCCAAACTCAATGCAATTGACGATCTGCAGCTTTACATCTTTATCGCTGTAAAAAATAATTCCATCCGTAAAGCCAAACAACTACACAAACGGACAACAATTTCCATTGATGAAATTGATGTGGAAGTTGAATCAATTTATCAGAATCCTGAACAGAGATTAATTTCGGATGAAAGCGTACACAGAATTGAAACGGCAATAAATAGTTTGCCACAGAGGGCTCGGCTCATTTTTAAACTCGCTAAGGAAGATAAAATGCGGTATAAAGATATTGCCACCTTGCTCAATATTTCTGTAAAAACAGTTGACAATCAACTTGCAATTGCTCTCAAAAAAATAACCACCACCCTTGGTGCGACCTTCCGAAAAAAAAATTGA
- a CDS encoding FecR family protein — MSRDKIWHLFSRRLANEASTEELLELQQLLDENPTLFHEIEAIEQLWHSEAQDDTDYLEATYHLHYEKMRKLGIEPKHIDEPELQTAQGGKGFFTSKRKKTIAMLSLFAVSVIAFFFIMKPAAEISSTSAEIATVPKEVTTKNGVSTKTVLPDGSTVWLNAGSKLDYTQIGTSRNREVHLIGEAFFDIVKNPKRPFIIHTSKIDVKVLGTKFNVKAYPNDKTVETSLVQGSVEVFVKNRPGEKYLLKPNQKLVLLNNAESDALANTTLSKSPKLPIIAIDHLTYRNEDTIAVETSWMQNKLVFENEAFAEVARKMERWYDVRIHFRNRALEDELLNGDFRKETLKQALDALRITTDFRYKIEDKTVLIY, encoded by the coding sequence ATGAGCAGAGATAAAATCTGGCATTTGTTTTCACGAAGACTGGCAAATGAAGCCAGCACCGAAGAATTGCTTGAATTGCAACAACTTCTCGATGAAAATCCCACCCTATTCCACGAAATAGAAGCAATAGAACAACTGTGGCATTCTGAGGCACAGGACGATACTGATTACCTTGAAGCAACCTATCATCTTCATTACGAAAAAATGAGAAAGCTCGGAATCGAGCCTAAACATATTGATGAGCCGGAGTTGCAGACAGCCCAAGGGGGAAAAGGTTTTTTTACTTCAAAAAGAAAAAAAACGATTGCAATGCTCAGCTTGTTTGCTGTTTCTGTGATTGCATTTTTCTTTATTATGAAACCGGCAGCAGAAATATCTTCGACATCAGCCGAGATTGCGACGGTTCCAAAAGAAGTTACAACAAAGAACGGTGTAAGTACTAAAACGGTATTGCCGGATGGATCCACTGTGTGGTTAAATGCAGGAAGTAAGCTTGATTATACCCAAATAGGAACTTCAAGAAACAGGGAAGTCCATTTAATTGGCGAAGCTTTCTTTGATATAGTGAAAAATCCGAAACGGCCATTTATCATTCACACTTCAAAAATTGATGTGAAGGTGTTGGGAACAAAATTTAATGTGAAGGCTTATCCCAATGATAAAACAGTTGAAACAAGCCTGGTACAGGGAAGTGTAGAAGTTTTTGTAAAAAACAGACCGGGTGAAAAGTATTTGTTGAAACCAAATCAGAAATTAGTGTTATTGAATAACGCTGAATCCGATGCATTAGCAAACACCACGTTAAGCAAAAGCCCAAAGTTGCCGATTATAGCAATTGATCATTTAACATACAGGAATGAGGATACCATAGCGGTAGAAACTTCATGGATGCAAAATAAATTAGTTTTCGAGAATGAGGCGTTTGCTGAAGTGGCACGGAAAATGGAGCGATGGTATGATGTACGGATCCACTTCAGAAACAGAGCACTTGAAGATGAATTGTTAAACGGGGATTTTCGAAAAGAAACATTAAAGCAGGCACTTGATGCCTTACGTATTACAACTGATTTTCGATACAAAATTGAAGATAAAACTGTCCTTATTTATTAA